One Streptomyces sp. L2 genomic window carries:
- a CDS encoding beta-galactosidase yields the protein MALSRRTFTALAGSAALGLALGGSGGTGAPSAYAARGGPAGPLSGPPEADGERHTVGYDRHSLLVDGRRLVLWSGEMHPFRLPSPSLWRDVLQKMRAHGFNAVSIYVAWNYHSPAPGRYDFTGVRDLDLFLRTAAETGLYVILRPGPYINAEVDGGGFPGWLSATKGTARTADPAYLGHVDAWLTEVNRIARRHLFTRGRGTVLLYQIENEYDSHTGEPTGRDYMSHLYKKVRRDGIDVPLFHNDKGRNGYWVPGSFDTGGDKGGWLYGFDGYPSPSTTPPDWGLFGPGGAKGGASASPDTPGFVPEFGGGWFDPWGGSWFDGKGYAEARRTRDAAYERRFYLTNLANGLTLHNVYMTFGGTSWGWLPAPVVYTSYDYGAAIDEARNVTPKIAPMHTIGHLLQRVPDFARLEKAADVHAKGLKVYHLRNPETGAHVYVARNDGTDAVTADLPTAAGAVRLTVPGKDARLLTTGLSLGRRTLKYSNAQPMTRLNTGRLDVAVFTGHTGEMAELVLKCRQEPVVNRLDPEAAWVFDRDELRVNVPLGKGGLTRVMVEQGDSEVPLLLLFADDPTAVCLFPYDTPSGTLLVYGPALLRHAEVRGSEVHLTGDVIGATTLEVWGPRAVTSVVWNGRPVATRVTGSGSMMSTAMLPAAPEVRLPKLGGWRMRTENPEAGPGFDDSGWKVADRTSSYSTTPVPKGQPVLFADDYGFHYGDVWYRGEFTDSSGVERVSLAHSTGTQGLLMAWLDGEPLGTHRMPVPDKDTTIRKGTWAETAEFDVRERLRSPGRHVLSVLVRRMQHDEDGKAQDTHKAARGLTGVTFEGASPKVRWRIQGEAAPDPVRGPMNNGGLYGEREGWHLPGLDDRDWEKVTFPRAERRQGVTWYRTSFRLSVPGDVDASVGLVLEDDRYRAYRAQIFLNGWNLGQYINDVGPQHTFVLPGGILRTRGDNTLALAVLSEFTTLSGPGTVRLTLLGHAAGGTPVTPVPSPGR from the coding sequence TTGGCGCTCAGCAGACGTACTTTCACCGCCCTGGCCGGCTCGGCCGCGCTCGGCCTCGCCCTGGGCGGGAGCGGCGGCACCGGCGCGCCCTCGGCCTACGCCGCGCGCGGCGGCCCCGCCGGCCCGCTGTCCGGTCCGCCGGAGGCCGACGGGGAGCGGCACACCGTGGGCTACGACCGGCACTCGCTGCTGGTCGACGGGCGGCGCCTGGTGCTGTGGTCGGGCGAGATGCACCCGTTCCGGCTGCCGAGCCCGTCGCTGTGGCGGGACGTCCTGCAGAAGATGCGGGCGCACGGCTTCAACGCGGTCAGCATCTACGTGGCCTGGAACTACCACTCCCCCGCGCCCGGTCGGTACGACTTCACCGGCGTCCGGGACCTGGACCTGTTCCTGCGCACGGCGGCCGAGACCGGGCTGTACGTGATCCTGCGGCCGGGCCCGTACATCAACGCCGAGGTCGACGGCGGCGGCTTCCCGGGCTGGCTGTCGGCGACGAAGGGCACGGCCCGCACCGCCGACCCGGCCTACCTGGGGCACGTCGACGCGTGGCTGACCGAGGTGAACCGGATCGCCCGCCGGCACCTGTTCACCCGGGGCCGGGGCACCGTCCTGCTCTACCAGATCGAGAACGAGTACGACTCCCACACCGGCGAGCCGACGGGCCGGGACTACATGTCCCACCTGTACAAGAAGGTGCGGCGGGACGGGATCGACGTCCCGCTGTTCCACAACGACAAGGGACGCAACGGCTACTGGGTGCCGGGCTCGTTCGACACGGGCGGGGACAAGGGCGGCTGGCTGTACGGCTTCGACGGGTACCCGTCGCCGTCCACGACGCCGCCGGACTGGGGGCTGTTCGGGCCCGGCGGGGCGAAGGGCGGGGCCAGTGCCTCGCCGGACACGCCCGGGTTCGTGCCCGAGTTCGGGGGCGGCTGGTTCGACCCGTGGGGCGGGTCCTGGTTCGACGGCAAGGGGTACGCCGAGGCCCGGCGCACCCGGGACGCCGCCTACGAGCGCCGGTTCTACCTGACGAACCTCGCCAACGGGCTCACCCTGCACAACGTCTACATGACGTTCGGCGGCACCTCGTGGGGCTGGCTCCCCGCGCCGGTCGTCTACACGTCGTACGACTACGGCGCCGCCATCGACGAGGCCCGCAACGTCACCCCGAAGATCGCCCCGATGCACACCATCGGGCATCTGCTGCAGCGCGTGCCCGACTTCGCCCGGCTGGAGAAGGCGGCGGACGTCCATGCGAAGGGGCTGAAGGTGTACCACCTGAGGAACCCCGAGACCGGCGCCCATGTGTACGTGGCCCGCAACGACGGCACGGACGCGGTCACCGCCGACCTGCCGACCGCCGCCGGCGCCGTCCGGCTCACCGTTCCCGGCAAGGACGCCCGGCTGCTGACCACCGGCCTGTCGCTGGGCAGGCGGACCCTGAAGTACTCCAACGCGCAGCCCATGACCCGCCTGAACACCGGGCGGCTGGACGTCGCGGTGTTCACCGGGCACACCGGTGAGATGGCCGAGCTGGTCCTGAAGTGCCGGCAGGAGCCCGTCGTCAACCGGCTCGACCCCGAGGCGGCCTGGGTGTTCGACCGGGACGAACTGCGGGTGAACGTGCCGCTCGGCAAGGGCGGCCTCACCCGGGTGATGGTCGAGCAGGGCGACAGCGAGGTCCCGCTGCTGCTCCTCTTCGCCGACGACCCGACCGCCGTGTGCCTCTTCCCGTACGACACCCCGTCCGGCACCCTCCTGGTGTACGGCCCGGCGCTGCTGCGCCACGCCGAGGTGCGCGGCTCCGAGGTGCACTTGACCGGTGACGTCATCGGCGCGACGACCCTGGAGGTGTGGGGGCCGCGCGCGGTCACGAGCGTCGTCTGGAACGGCCGCCCGGTGGCCACCCGGGTCACCGGGTCGGGCAGCATGATGTCCACCGCGATGCTGCCCGCCGCTCCCGAGGTGCGGCTGCCGAAGCTGGGCGGCTGGCGGATGCGGACGGAGAACCCGGAGGCCGGGCCCGGCTTCGACGACTCCGGCTGGAAGGTTGCCGACAGGACGTCGTCGTACAGCACCACGCCCGTGCCGAAGGGGCAGCCGGTGCTGTTCGCGGACGACTACGGCTTCCACTACGGCGACGTCTGGTACCGGGGCGAGTTCACCGACTCGTCCGGCGTCGAGCGGGTCTCCCTCGCCCACAGCACCGGCACGCAGGGCCTGTTGATGGCGTGGCTGGACGGGGAACCGCTGGGCACCCACCGCATGCCGGTGCCCGACAAGGACACCACGATCCGCAAGGGCACCTGGGCCGAGACCGCCGAGTTCGACGTGCGGGAGCGGCTGCGCTCGCCGGGCCGGCACGTGCTGTCGGTCCTGGTGCGGCGGATGCAGCACGACGAGGACGGCAAGGCCCAGGACACCCACAAGGCGGCACGCGGACTCACCGGGGTCACCTTCGAGGGCGCGTCACCGAAGGTGCGGTGGCGGATCCAGGGCGAGGCCGCCCCGGACCCGGTGCGCGGCCCCATGAACAACGGCGGGCTGTACGGCGAGCGGGAGGGCTGGCACCTGCCCGGCCTGGACGACCGGGACTGGGAGAAGGTGACGTTCCCGCGGGCCGAGCGCCGGCAGGGGGTCACCTGGTACCGGACGTCGTTCCGGCTGTCCGTGCCGGGCGACGTCGACGCCTCGGTCGGCCTGGTGCTGGAGGACGACCGGTACCGCGCCTACCGTGCGCAGATCTTCCTCAACGGCTGGAACCTGGGCCAGTACATCAACGACGTGGGCCCCCAGCACACGTTCGTGCTGCCGGGCGGCATCCTGCGCACCCGGGGCGACAACACCCTGGCGCTCGCGGTCCTCTCGGAGTTCACCACCCTGTCCGGGCCGGGCACGGTCCGCCTGACCCTGCTGGGCCACGCGGCCGGCGGGACCCCGGTGACGCCGGTGCCCTCCCCCGGTCGCTGA
- a CDS encoding Rrf2 family transcriptional regulator: MRISARADYAVRAVVELAVRQDDGPVKAEEIASAQDIPHKFLEGILTDLRRAEIVLSRRGGGGGHRLARDAARITVADVIRAVDGPIVSVRGERPTGLSYTGTAEPLLPLWIALRANVRRILEGVTLADLAADRLPEPVRRLAAEPAAWENP; this comes from the coding sequence ATGAGGATCTCGGCACGCGCGGATTACGCGGTACGGGCGGTGGTGGAGCTGGCCGTACGCCAGGACGACGGCCCCGTGAAGGCGGAGGAGATCGCCTCCGCGCAGGACATCCCGCACAAGTTTCTCGAAGGGATCCTCACCGACCTGCGGCGCGCCGAGATCGTGCTCAGCCGGCGCGGCGGGGGCGGCGGCCACCGGCTGGCCCGCGACGCGGCGCGGATCACCGTGGCGGACGTCATCCGGGCGGTGGACGGCCCGATCGTCTCGGTCCGCGGCGAACGCCCCACGGGACTGTCGTACACCGGCACCGCCGAGCCCCTCCTGCCCCTGTGGATCGCCCTGCGCGCCAACGTCCGCCGCATCCTGGAGGGCGTCACCCTGGCCGACCTCGCGGCGGACCGCCTCCCGGAACCGGTACGGCGGCTGGCGGCGGAACCGGCGGCCTGGGAGAACCCGTAG
- a CDS encoding DUF4360 domain-containing protein, producing the protein MAGGLLAGAGALAALLTTAMPAQAASPVVDNPPPDKIVIDIATVNGSGCPQGTAAVAVSPDNTAFTVTYSDYLAQAGGDSEPTAFRKNCQLNLIVHVPQGFTYAIASADYRGFLALQPGASGTQRASYYFQGSSNTAFRTHPFSGPYNDDWEATDDTDWAQLVWAPCGVLRNFNINTELRVKAGTDTDKVSFMTMDSTDGDISTVYHMAWKKCPAN; encoded by the coding sequence ATGGCTGGAGGCCTGCTCGCAGGCGCGGGAGCGCTCGCGGCCCTGCTCACCACGGCGATGCCCGCACAGGCGGCGTCCCCGGTGGTGGACAACCCGCCCCCGGACAAGATCGTGATCGACATCGCCACGGTGAACGGCTCGGGCTGCCCGCAGGGCACCGCCGCGGTCGCCGTCTCACCGGACAACACCGCGTTCACCGTCACCTACAGCGACTACCTCGCCCAGGCCGGAGGAGACTCCGAGCCCACGGCGTTCCGCAAGAACTGCCAGCTCAACCTGATCGTCCACGTCCCCCAGGGCTTCACCTACGCCATCGCCAGCGCCGACTACCGGGGCTTCCTCGCGCTGCAGCCCGGAGCCTCGGGCACCCAGCGGGCCTCGTACTACTTCCAGGGCTCGTCGAACACCGCGTTCAGGACGCACCCGTTCAGCGGGCCCTACAACGACGACTGGGAGGCCACCGACGACACCGACTGGGCCCAGCTGGTCTGGGCGCCCTGCGGCGTCCTCCGCAACTTCAACATCAACACCGAACTGCGCGTGAAGGCGGGCACCGACACCGACAAGGTCAGCTTCATGACCATGGACTCGACCGACGGTGACATCAGCACCGTCTACCACATGGCCTGGAAGAAGTGCCCCGCGAACTGA
- a CDS encoding histidinol-phosphate transaminase: MAGNVTSLFRDAVAADPVDFCVPCNPYFPTPDMFEEMAGRLREIVTYYPSDAGTITAELCDLLQLPPQCVAMGNGSTELITWIDHLLVRESLAVPVPSFGRWTDQPMETGKRVDMFPLQEAGDFALDLAQYADFIRARGTRAAVICNPNNPDGGCLRRQSVVRFMDAMADLDLIVIDESFLEFADAETEPSVVQEALLRPNVVVLRSLGKNFGLHGIRFGYLVANPALAGRVRSMLPKWNLNSLAEHMVFMLREHGPEYAQSLLQVRRDRLEMSGQLSALPGLTVYPSQGNFLFVRLPVGAEGTVVRDRMLAEHRILVRECGNKIGSSSRFLRLVVRPQADVRRLVSGLEQVLYGTRRGAAVPEPGTGTSYSSGTAAVDRLVNESNGSGLRLTAAVPPPAVGTGMPLPAAAPPAPGMPLPTAAPAATSAPAPAPAPAPVQQPVQQSVPQVPQPVAAAQQPAPAPAFVPAPVPVPVSPPGAVPVPAPAVGLGPTPPGVPARGGLTAAQVRGMTAPGSPVPAASAGLTPAPATGWPHAQGRSDAQSWPDAQSWPNAAGMGQTG, from the coding sequence TTGGCCGGGAACGTCACCTCGTTGTTCCGTGACGCCGTTGCGGCGGACCCGGTCGACTTCTGCGTTCCGTGCAACCCGTACTTCCCCACCCCCGACATGTTCGAGGAGATGGCGGGCCGACTGCGGGAGATCGTCACGTACTACCCGAGTGACGCCGGGACCATCACCGCCGAGCTGTGCGATCTGCTCCAACTGCCGCCGCAGTGCGTGGCGATGGGGAACGGTTCCACCGAGCTGATCACCTGGATCGACCACCTGCTGGTCCGTGAGTCGCTCGCCGTCCCCGTCCCCAGCTTCGGCCGCTGGACCGACCAGCCGATGGAGACCGGCAAACGCGTCGACATGTTCCCGCTGCAGGAAGCGGGCGACTTCGCCCTGGACCTCGCCCAGTACGCCGACTTCATCCGCGCCCGCGGCACCCGGGCCGCCGTGATCTGCAACCCCAACAACCCCGACGGCGGCTGCCTGCGCCGCCAGTCCGTGGTGCGGTTCATGGACGCGATGGCCGACCTGGACCTCATCGTCATCGACGAGTCCTTCCTGGAGTTCGCCGACGCGGAGACGGAACCCAGCGTCGTCCAGGAGGCCCTGCTGCGCCCCAACGTGGTGGTGCTGCGCAGCCTCGGCAAGAACTTCGGCCTGCACGGCATACGCTTCGGCTACCTGGTGGCCAACCCGGCGCTGGCGGGCCGGGTCCGCTCCATGCTGCCGAAGTGGAACCTCAACTCCCTTGCCGAGCACATGGTGTTCATGCTGCGCGAGCACGGGCCCGAGTACGCGCAGAGCCTGCTCCAGGTGCGCCGGGACCGCCTGGAGATGTCCGGACAGCTGTCCGCCCTGCCCGGCCTCACCGTCTACCCCTCGCAGGGGAACTTCCTCTTCGTGCGCCTTCCCGTCGGCGCCGAGGGCACCGTGGTCCGGGACCGGATGCTCGCCGAGCACCGGATCCTGGTCCGCGAGTGCGGCAACAAGATCGGTTCGTCCAGCCGCTTCCTGAGACTCGTGGTGCGCCCCCAGGCCGACGTGCGTCGCCTGGTGTCCGGCCTGGAGCAGGTGCTCTACGGGACCAGGAGGGGAGCCGCCGTACCCGAGCCGGGCACCGGGACCAGCTACAGCTCGGGTACGGCGGCCGTCGACCGGCTGGTGAACGAGTCCAACGGGTCCGGGCTGCGCCTCACCGCGGCCGTTCCCCCTCCGGCCGTCGGCACCGGCATGCCGCTCCCCGCCGCCGCCCCACCGGCACCAGGGATGCCGCTGCCGACGGCAGCACCAGCAGCGACCTCGGCACCAGCACCAGCACCAGCACCAGCACCAGTGCAGCAGCCCGTGCAGCAGTCGGTGCCCCAGGTGCCGCAACCCGTGGCGGCGGCCCAGCAGCCCGCGCCGGCCCCGGCGTTCGTGCCCGCCCCGGTGCCGGTACCCGTATCCCCGCCGGGAGCCGTACCGGTCCCGGCGCCCGCCGTCGGTCTCGGCCCTACCCCGCCGGGTGTTCCCGCCCGGGGCGGTCTCACCGCCGCCCAGGTTCGCGGTATGACCGCTCCCGGCTCGCCCGTTCCCGCCGCGTCCGCCGGACTCACCCCGGCCCCGGCGACCGGCTGGCCGCACGCGCAGGGCCGGTCCGACGCCCAGAGCTGGCCCGATGCCCAGAGCTGGCCGAACGCGGCGGGGATGGGGCAGACGGGCTGA
- a CDS encoding aldose epimerase family protein, with protein sequence MELNRRTVIAGAAAAGLATTALGTGTARASTGHGGRKPVREPFGRLADGTKVHRWSLENGGTRLKVLSYGGIVQSLEIPDRHGRHANVVAGFDNLDDYVAKSPYFGALIGRYGNRIGKGRFTLDGKEYQLSVNDGVNSLHGGAKGFDKHVWDVEPFTDGPDVGLHLHYTSVDGEMGYPGTLRAKVTYTLNQRGEWRIDYEATTDKPTIVNLTSHVYWNLAGEGSGSIEDHELRVAASRYTPTDAGLIPTGELAAVGGTPFDFRHAKPIGRDLRAGHVQQVQAKGFDHNWVLDKGVTGGPEHVVTLREPRSGRVLRIATDQPGLQFYSGNFLDGTLVGTRGRAYRQGDALALETQHFPDSPNHEGFPSTVLRPGGVYRSVTVHTFGS encoded by the coding sequence ATGGAACTGAACAGACGCACGGTCATCGCGGGCGCCGCGGCGGCGGGCCTCGCCACCACCGCCCTCGGCACCGGCACGGCCCGGGCGAGCACCGGTCACGGAGGCCGGAAGCCGGTGCGGGAGCCCTTCGGCAGGCTCGCCGACGGCACGAAGGTCCACCGCTGGTCACTGGAGAACGGCGGCACCCGCCTCAAGGTCCTCTCCTACGGCGGCATCGTCCAGAGTCTGGAGATCCCCGACCGGCACGGCCGGCACGCCAACGTGGTGGCGGGCTTCGACAACCTCGACGACTACGTGGCCAAGAGCCCCTACTTCGGCGCCCTGATCGGCCGCTACGGCAACCGCATCGGCAAGGGCCGGTTCACCCTCGACGGCAAGGAGTACCAGCTCTCCGTCAACGACGGCGTCAACAGCCTGCACGGCGGGGCGAAGGGCTTCGACAAACACGTGTGGGACGTCGAGCCGTTCACCGACGGCCCCGACGTCGGCCTCCACCTCCACTACACCAGCGTCGACGGCGAGATGGGCTACCCGGGCACGCTCCGGGCGAAGGTGACGTACACGCTGAACCAGCGGGGCGAGTGGCGCATCGACTACGAGGCCACCACCGACAAGCCGACGATCGTCAACCTCACCAGTCACGTGTACTGGAACCTCGCCGGTGAGGGCAGCGGGAGCATCGAGGACCACGAACTCCGCGTCGCCGCGTCCCGCTACACCCCGACGGACGCGGGCCTGATCCCCACCGGGGAACTCGCCGCCGTCGGCGGCACCCCGTTCGACTTCCGGCACGCGAAGCCCATCGGGCGGGATCTGCGGGCGGGGCACGTGCAGCAGGTGCAGGCGAAGGGGTTCGACCACAACTGGGTGCTGGACAAGGGGGTCACCGGGGGGCCGGAACATGTCGTGACGCTGCGGGAGCCGCGCTCCGGGCGTGTGCTGCGGATTGCTACGGATCAGCCTGGGCTGCAGTTCTACAGTGGGAACTTTCTTGACGGGACGCTCGTCGGGACCAGGGGGCGTGCCTATCGGCAGGGGGATGCGCTTGCGCTGGAGACTCAGCACTTTCCGGACTCGCCTAACCATGAGGGGTTTCCTTCGACCGTGTTGAGGCCGGGGGGCGTTTATCGGAGTGTCACTGTGCATACGTTTGGGTCGTAG
- the mmsB gene encoding multiple monosaccharide ABC transporter permease: MSTDVTAKSPAPAPPGGSGPAAAGPGLLGVLLSGLRRNMRQYGMLIALGLIVVLFAIWTDGDLLLPRNVSNLVLQNSYILILAIGMMLVIIAGHIDLSVGSLTAFVGAFAAVLTVSHHVPWPIALVACLLVGAVAGSLQGFLIAYLGIPSFIVTLAGMLLFRGLTEILLKGQTLGPFPDGLQKMGNGFLPETGPDTNYHNLTLLLGLVLIAAVVWQEVRDRRRQQEFALDVLPARLFLLKLTALVAAILVLTLLLASYKGAPIILIVLGALVVGYGYIMRNAVFGRHIYAIGGNLPAAKLSGVKDKKVTFYVFLNMGVLAALAGLVVAARLNAASPKAGVNFELEAIASSFIGGASMSGGVGTVLGAIIGGLVLGVLNNGMNLLSVGTDWQQVIKGLALLVAVGFDVWNKRKSGS, from the coding sequence ATGAGCACGGATGTGACCGCCAAGAGCCCGGCCCCCGCGCCGCCGGGCGGCAGCGGCCCGGCGGCCGCCGGCCCGGGACTGCTCGGCGTCCTGCTGAGCGGGCTGCGCCGCAACATGCGCCAGTACGGCATGCTGATCGCGCTCGGCCTGATCGTGGTGCTCTTCGCGATCTGGACCGACGGGGACCTGCTGCTGCCGCGCAACGTCTCCAACCTGGTGCTGCAGAACAGCTACATCCTGATCCTCGCGATCGGCATGATGCTGGTGATCATCGCCGGGCACATCGATCTGTCGGTCGGCTCGCTCACCGCGTTCGTCGGCGCCTTCGCGGCCGTGCTCACGGTCAGCCACCACGTGCCCTGGCCGATCGCCCTGGTCGCCTGTCTGCTGGTGGGCGCGGTCGCCGGGTCGCTCCAGGGGTTCCTGATCGCCTACCTCGGCATACCGTCGTTCATCGTCACCCTCGCCGGGATGCTGCTGTTCCGCGGCCTGACCGAGATCCTCCTCAAGGGCCAGACCCTCGGCCCCTTCCCCGACGGCCTGCAGAAGATGGGCAACGGCTTCCTGCCCGAGACCGGACCGGACACCAACTACCACAACCTCACGCTGCTGCTCGGCCTGGTGCTGATCGCAGCCGTGGTGTGGCAGGAGGTCCGCGACCGGCGCCGGCAGCAGGAGTTCGCCCTCGACGTGCTGCCCGCCCGGCTCTTCCTGCTCAAGCTGACCGCCCTGGTCGCCGCGATCCTCGTCCTCACCCTGCTGCTCGCCAGCTACAAGGGCGCCCCGATCATCCTGATCGTCCTCGGCGCGCTGGTCGTCGGCTACGGCTACATCATGCGCAACGCGGTGTTCGGGCGGCACATCTACGCGATCGGCGGCAACCTGCCGGCGGCCAAGCTGTCCGGCGTCAAGGACAAGAAGGTCACCTTCTACGTCTTCCTGAACATGGGCGTGCTCGCGGCCCTGGCGGGTCTGGTGGTCGCCGCCCGCCTGAACGCGGCCTCTCCGAAGGCGGGCGTCAACTTCGAACTGGAGGCCATCGCCTCCTCGTTCATCGGTGGAGCCTCGATGAGCGGCGGTGTGGGCACCGTCCTCGGCGCGATCATCGGCGGCCTCGTCCTCGGCGTGCTGAACAACGGAATGAACCTCCTCAGCGTCGGCACCGACTGGCAACAGGTCATCAAGGGCCTGGCCCTGCTGGTGGCGGTCGGCTTCGACGTGTGGAACAAGCGCAAGTCCGGTTCGTGA
- the mmsA gene encoding multiple monosaccharide ABC transporter ATP-binding protein: protein MAGPVLEMRSIVKTFPGVKALSDVTLTVRQGEVHAICGENGAGKSTLMKVLSGVHPHGSYDGDILFEGAPCAFRDIRASEQRGIVIIHQELALVPYLSIAENIFLGNEHARRGLIDWTETLGHATELLRRVGLDEHPETRVADIGVGKQQLVEIAKALSKQVKLLILDEPTAALNDEDSGKLLGLILELKKQGITSIIISHKLNEIRRVADSVTIIRDGRSIETLDVKAPGTTEERIIAGMVGRDLDSRFPERTPHEPEEGAAPALEIRGWTVRHPIDQQRKVVDDVSIQVRRGEIVGIAGLMGAGRTELAMSVFGRSYGRYAGGTVLKDGREIRTRTVAEAVGHGIAYVTEDRKHYGLNLMDTINRNISLTALRKVARRGVVDEHEERQVAEGFRTSMNIKAPTVFEPVGRLSGGNQQKVVLSKWIFAGPEVLILDEPTRGIDVGAKYEIYTVIDRLAAEGKAVVFISSELPELLGMCDRIYTMAAGRLTGEVPRAEATQEVLMRHMTKDQQNQTDQQDRQEQRDEEVSR, encoded by the coding sequence ATGGCGGGACCCGTCCTGGAAATGCGCTCGATCGTCAAGACCTTTCCCGGTGTCAAGGCGCTGTCGGACGTCACCCTGACCGTCCGGCAGGGCGAGGTCCACGCCATCTGCGGGGAGAACGGCGCCGGGAAGTCCACCCTGATGAAGGTGCTCTCCGGCGTCCACCCCCACGGAAGCTACGACGGCGACATCCTCTTCGAGGGCGCTCCCTGCGCGTTCAGGGACATCCGGGCGAGCGAGCAGCGCGGCATCGTCATCATCCACCAGGAGCTGGCGCTGGTGCCGTACCTCTCCATCGCGGAGAACATCTTCCTCGGCAACGAGCACGCCCGGCGCGGGCTCATCGACTGGACCGAGACCCTCGGGCACGCCACCGAACTGCTGCGCCGGGTCGGTCTCGACGAGCACCCGGAGACCCGGGTCGCCGACATCGGCGTGGGCAAGCAGCAGCTCGTGGAGATCGCCAAGGCTCTGTCGAAGCAGGTGAAGCTGCTCATCCTGGACGAGCCGACGGCCGCGCTCAACGACGAGGACAGCGGCAAACTCCTGGGCCTGATCCTGGAGTTGAAGAAGCAGGGCATCACCTCGATCATCATCTCGCACAAGCTGAACGAGATCCGCCGGGTCGCCGACTCGGTGACGATCATCCGGGACGGCCGGTCCATCGAGACCCTGGACGTGAAGGCCCCCGGGACGACCGAGGAGCGGATCATCGCCGGCATGGTCGGCCGGGACCTCGACAGCCGCTTCCCCGAGCGCACCCCGCACGAACCCGAGGAGGGCGCGGCACCGGCACTGGAGATCCGGGGCTGGACCGTGCGCCATCCGATCGACCAGCAGCGCAAGGTCGTCGACGACGTGTCGATCCAGGTGCGCCGCGGGGAGATCGTCGGCATCGCGGGCCTGATGGGCGCCGGCCGCACCGAACTCGCGATGAGCGTCTTCGGGCGCAGCTACGGCCGGTACGCGGGCGGCACGGTCCTCAAGGACGGCCGGGAGATCCGCACCAGGACCGTCGCGGAGGCGGTCGGACACGGCATCGCCTATGTCACCGAGGACCGCAAGCACTACGGCCTGAACCTGATGGACACCATCAACCGCAACATCTCGCTGACCGCGCTGCGGAAGGTGGCCCGGCGGGGCGTGGTCGACGAGCACGAGGAACGGCAGGTCGCCGAGGGCTTCCGCACGTCGATGAACATCAAGGCGCCGACCGTGTTCGAGCCGGTGGGCAGGCTGTCCGGCGGCAACCAGCAGAAGGTCGTCCTCAGCAAGTGGATCTTCGCCGGCCCGGAGGTGCTGATCCTGGACGAGCCGACGCGCGGGATCGACGTGGGCGCCAAGTACGAGATCTACACGGTCATCGACCGGCTCGCCGCCGAGGGCAAGGCGGTCGTCTTCATCTCCTCCGAGCTGCCCGAGCTGCTCGGCATGTGCGACCGCATCTACACGATGGCCGCCGGGCGGCTGACCGGTGAGGTGCCGCGGGCCGAGGCGACACAGGAAGTGCTGATGCGCCACATGACGAAGGACCAGCAGAACCAGACGGACCAGCAGGACCGGCAGGAGCAGAGGGACGAAGAGGTGTCGCGATGA